One genomic segment of Brassica napus cultivar Da-Ae chromosome A3, Da-Ae, whole genome shotgun sequence includes these proteins:
- the LOC106442272 gene encoding replication protein A 70 kDa DNA-binding subunit E-like: protein MASFSSVTDLKPFKSMWKIRVRIIRLWKQFSAAGGLTIEMVVVDANGVKIHASVMKDLVTKFDPFLSQGSSKIFINFSVGHSYGSYRTTKHPYKISFLETTRVRSCESPIEVSGFDPATYRDILDGSLNSDYLVDVIGQIVKVSPIEVVTVNGKDTNKISLELRNSNDERLQTVLWGVFPTDIMEAIQMRRNHAIICVIRFGKINVWKDEHSISNAYNVSDVSLNPPMVEVDDFIAVLPKDELVLAIVDPKPLSAVCGVSQNDDFFVHTPRKTISQFSDARNVEKCIVMCTIESIDSDMGWYYLSWKVCAKKVLNVPNDFDEDGNDDDPTMFTYYCPNCKVSNPNLLPRYKLHLIVLDSTGSSKFVLFDNLIVRTWKASIGSNRPRTCLVIGDEHGTTIEATIPWDVTLPCGVNLNEGDWF, encoded by the exons ATGGCTTCTTTCAGCAGTGTGACTgatctgaaacctttcaaaTCAATGTGGAAGATCAGGGTAAGGATCATTCGTCTTTGGAAGCAGTTCTCCGCTGCAGGAGGTTTAACAATTGAGATGGTGGTGGTCGACGCTAAC GGAGTGAAGATTCATGCATCTGTGATGAAGGATTTGGTTACTAAATTTGATCCATTTCTTTCGCAGGGTAGTTCTAAGATATTTATCAACTTCTCAGTGGGACACTCATATGGTTCGTACCGAACTACTAAACACCCATACAAGATTTCATTCCTTGAAACCACACGTGTAAGAAGTTGCGAGTCTCCTATTGAGGTTTCCGGGTTTGATCCTGCTACCTACCGTGATATACTTGATGGGTCACTCAATTCAGACTACTTGGTTG ATGTCATTGGGCAAATTGTTAAAGTATCCCCAATTGAAGTTGTCACCGTCAATGGGAAAGACACAAACAAGATTTCCTTGGAACTAAGAAATTCTAA TGACGAACGTCTACAGACGGTTTTGTGGGGTGTTTTTCCAACGGATATTATGGAAGCTATCCAAATGCGTAGGAACCATGCTATAATCTGTGTCATCAGATTTGGGAAGATAAATGTTTGGAAAG ATGAGCACAGCATATCCAATGCATACAATGTCTCGGATGTCTCACTTAATCCACCTATGGTGGAAGTTGATGATTTTATTGCAgt GTTACCGAAGGACGAATTGGTTTTAGCAATTGTCGATCCTAAACCATTGTCTGCTGTCTGTGGTGTTTCGcaaaatgatgatttttttgtcCACACACCAAGGAAAACCATATCTCAGTTTTCTGACGCTAGAAAT GTTGAGAAGTGTATTGTGATGTGCACCATTGAATCCATTGATTCTGATATGGGATGGTATTATTTAAGTTGGAAAGTGTGTGCAAAGAAGGTTTTGAATGTGCCTAATGACTTTGATGAAGATGGGAATGACGATGATCCCACAATGTTCACATACTATTGTCCTAACTGCAAAGTTTCGAATCCCAACCTTCTACCTAG GTACAAGCTGCATTTGATTGTTTTAGACAGTACTGGAAGTTCAAAATTCGTCTTATTCGACAATCTGATAGTCAGAACATGGAAGGCTTCCATTGGTTCTAATCGACCCAGGACATGTTTGGTTATTGGAGATGAACAT GGTACAACCATCGAAGCAACTATACCTTGGGATGTTACATTGCCGTGTGGAGTAAATCTAAACGAAGGTGATTGGttttaa
- the LOC106442271 gene encoding uncharacterized protein LOC106442271, which yields MVNFISLSDLHSKIPFPAIRVKIIKKWNTKIGRDHHSVMLLGDANGVTIQGSLNYALSLPREIELKEDDWVEILNFDIRYVFELHRTTKHKYTIKFNESSLFRKIQPVNASNFLCCANFRGIKRGLYHPMYCVDLCGALVRVGDLIATKLAQPANIYNSIMYIHIQYVAYGSLAHRLNAFWRANIADVVVTFLRLWKIEWGEGGFNYVTNMEGGSDILFDSDIPEIQFFKSQ from the exons ATGGTCAACTTCATCTCTTTGAGTGATTTGCATAGTAAGATTCCATTCCCTGCAATCCGTGTTAAGATAATCAAAAAATGGAATACGAAAATTGGAAGAGATCATCACTCAGTGATGCTCTTAGGAGATGCGAAT GGAGTAACAATACAAGGAAGCTTAAACTATGCTTTATCTCTACCTAGAGAGATTGAGTTGAAAGAAGATGACTGGGTTGAGATTCTCAATTTTGACATAAGATATGTTTTTGAGTTGCATAGAACGACAAAGCACAAATACACAATCAAGTTCAATGAATCGAGTTTGTTTAGGAAGATACAACCAGTGAACGCTTCTAACTTTCTATGCTGTGCAAACTTTCGTGGTATAAAGAGGGGTCTTTATCATCCTATGTACTGCGTCG ATCTTTGTGGAGCATTAGTGCGTGTAGGAGATCTTATAGCTACTAAGCTAGCTCAACCTGCCAACATTTATAACTCAATTAT GTACATTCATATACAGTATGTTGCTTATGGATCTCTAGCCCATCGTTTAAATGCATTCTGGCGTGCTAATATTGCAGATGTTGTTGTAACTTTTTTAAGGTTATGGAAAATTGAGTGGGGAGAAG GTGGTTTCAATTATGTTACAAACATGGAAGGTGGTTCTGATATTTTGTTTGATTCTGACATCCCAGAGATTCAGTTCTTCAAATCTCAGTAA